Below is a window of Mycolicibacterium rhodesiae NBB3 DNA.
GGCAGCACGATCACATCGGCGTCGGCCAGATCGGCGGGATCGCTGACCCAGCGCACCAGCACACCGGGTTCGCAGGCGAGCGCCTCGACATCGGTGGAATTGGAGATTCGCGGCAGCCGGACCGCCGCGACGCGCAGCCATTGCTGTCCGCGCGGCGTCTGCGGCTCGCCGACCACACGATGCGCCAGCACGGAGACCGAATCCTCGGCGTCGAGCCAGAGCCCGTCGCTGTAAGGGATGACACCATAGGTCGGCCGGCCGGTCATCTCCTGCAACTGAGTGAGTCCGGGTGCCAGCAGCGCGGGGTCGCCACGGAACTTGTTGACCAGGAAGCCGCAGATGAGTCGCTGATCCTCGGGTTCGAGTACGGCGAGCGTCCCGTAGAGATGCGCCAACAACCCACCGCGGTCGATGTCGCCGACGATGACGACGGGAAGGTCCGCCGCACGTGCGAGGCCCATGTTGGCGATGTCGGTGGCACGTAGGTTGATCTCGGCGGGCGAGCCGGCACCCTCGACGATCACCGCGTCGAATTCCGTTCTCAAGGCCTGCAATTCGTCGACCACCACTGCAGCCAGTCGCTCACGGTGCGTGAAGTAGTCCCTGGCGCCGACGGTGTCGACGACGCGACCGCGGACCACCAGCTGGGAAGTGCGATCGCTGCCCGGCTTCAGAAGCACGGGGTTGAACCTGGTGTGTGGACTCAGGCCGGCGGCACGCGCCTGCACCGCCTGCGCCCGGCCGATCTCACCGCCGTCGACGGTGACCGCCGAGTTGTTCGACATGTTCTGCGCCTTGAACGGCGCGACCCGAATGCCCTTGCGCGCCAACAGCCGGCACAGTCCGGCGACCACCATGGACTTACCGGCATCGGAGGTGGTGCCGGCGATGAGCAGCGCGCCCGCGCCCGCGGTCACGAATGCACCGATCGTGCGCTCACTGCGAAAATCTTGCCGAGAAGTCGCAGTGGACGCACGTTCACCGCCGCGCTCACACCTGCGTCAGGATCTCGGCGCCGTCGTCGGTGACCACCAGCGTGTGCTCGAACTGCGCGGTCCACTTCTTGTCCTTGGTGGCGACCGTCCAGTCGTCGTCCCAGATCTCGTAGTCCAGCGCGCCGAGGTTGATCATCGGCTCGATCGTGAACGTCATTCCGGGTTCGAGCACCGTCTGCACCGCGGGCTGGTCGTAGTGCAGAACCACCAGTCCGTTGTGGAACGTGGTGCCGATGCCGTGACCGGTGAAATCACGAACTACGTTGTAGCCGAACCGGTTTGCGTATGACTCGATGACGCGGCCGACGACCGACAGCGCGCGGCCGGGTTTGACGGCCTTGATCGCCCGCATCGTGGCTTCATGGGTGCGCTCGACCAGCAACCGGTGCTCCTCGGACACATTGCCGGCCAGGAAGGTGGCGTTGGTGTCGCCATGCACACCGTCGATGTAGGCGGTCACGTCGATGTTGACGATGTCGCCGTCCTCGACCACGGTCGAGTCGGGAATGCCGTGGCAGATGATCTCGTTCAGCGAGGTGCAGCAGGATTTCGGATAGCCCTTGTAGCCCAGTGTCGACGGGTAGGCGCCGTGGTCGATCATGTATTCGTGGGCGATGCGGTCCAGTTCGTCGGTGGTGACGCCGGGCGCGACGGCCTTACCCGCCTCGGCCAGAGCGTTCGCCGCGATCCGTCCGGCGACGCGCATCTTCTCGATCACCTCGGGGGTCTGCACCCACGGCTCACTGCCCTCTTGCGCCGTCGCCTTGCCCACGTATTCGGGGCGCGCGATCGAGCGGGGCACCGGCAGTGTCGGTGAAACCACGCCGGGGCGAAGGGCAGTGCGAACAGCCATGACGTCAGGATAGTCGGCGGCCACGGCGCCTTGCCTACTCGACGGGCATCGACGACAGTGCCGAGCGCACGCGCGCAGGAAGCGATCCCCCGTGCACCAGCCAGTCGTCCAGCGCGATCCGCACCGATGCCATGGCGATCGCACCGATGAGCCGCGGTCGCGGGTCGTCAGGCGTCAGATCGCGGATACGCGGTGCCACCAGGTCCGCGATTGCCGTCTCGTAGCGCAGGTAGATCTGCAGCGTCCAGGCGCTCAGCACCGGCGACGACCGGGTCAGCGTCGCGAGCTCGCGAACCTGTTCGCGGACCGTCTCGAAGCCGTCGCCCAGATCGGCGAATCCCGCGATCACTGCCTCGCCGGCCGACAGGTGGGCCGGCTGCCTGGCGATGACCTCGGTGATCGCGTCCAGCCAGTGGGTCGTCATCCCCTCGGCGACGGCGTCCTCTTTCGAGCTGAAGTACCGGAAGAACGTGGCCCGTCCGACTTCGGCCGCCGCTGCGATCTGCTCGACCGTGGCTCCCGCCAGCCCGAACTCCGACACCCGTTGCGCCGCCGCCGTCGCGATCCGGGCGCGGGTGGCCCGCTGTCTGCGGACCGTCAGGCTTTCGCGCGCATTCTCTGGTGAGACGACGTCCATGATGAGACTATGTCTCACTATGGACACCGATGGCAATGCCGCCGCGCCGAAGACCCTGGAATCTTGGCGGTTGGTCCAGCAGATGCTGGCCGACCTCACCAAGTCGGTGATCGAGGACGCCATCGACGAGCGAGAGCTCATCGAGGGGCTTCAGGTCGTCGCGAAGGTGACCGGATTGTGTGCCGAACTGTCGGTGCAGGCAGATACCGAACGCCCGGAGTTCTTCGACATGTGCCCCGACACCCGGATGATCGGCGGCCCCAATCCCGATGGCCGGTACCTGTTGGCGATGATCCGCGGCGATCGCGCCTACCGCGTCATCGGGACGCGCGGCAGCACCGCCTACCTCGGATACCAGGTGCTCGCCGGAACCGGCCTGACTCCGCGCCGCATGTCCGGATACGTCAGCGACAGCGACCTGGTGCTCGGCTCCGGTGCCTTCGAGTTGCTGTTCTCCGCCACGGAGCCGCCGCCGGCGGTACTCGGGTCGGCCCAGTGGGTTTCCATCCCGGAGGACGCGTCGTCGATCGTCGTGCGCGAGTACGTCGGCGACTTCGCGACCGAGGTGCCTGCCACCATGCGCATCGAAGCGCTCGATCCCGCGCCGCTACAGCCGATCACCGATGAGGTTGCAGCAGAACAGTTCACCGCGATGGCATGGACCATCGTCAAGCTCGCCACCATGCACCGCACGATCAAACCCGAACTGCTCACCCACCCCAACGAACTGGTCACCGCCTCTGCCGCAGAACTCGGCGGTGCCGACACCACGCCGGACAACCTGTACATGATCGGCACCTTCGCGCTCGAGTCCGACGAGTCGCTCGTGCTCGAAATCCGGCCCCCCGGCACCCGGTACTGGAACGTGACGCTGGAAAGCATCTGGCACGAGTGTCTGGAGCCCAGACATCGCCATAGCTCCGTCACCAACAAAGCCGTGGCGCCGGATGCTGATGGGATCGTGCGAATCGCCATCGGCGGCAGAGACTTCGGACATGGCCACTGGCTGGACACCGGTGGCCGGCGTCGCGGCTTCGTCGTGCTTCGATGGCTCGATAACCCCGACCCACACAAGGTGCAGACCACCGTTCGTCGCGGCGGGGCCGCCTCGTGACCGCCGCACACTTCCGGCCCGACCTGCTGATCGAGCAGGCGTGCGACATCGCGGGCTGCGACGACTTCGGCCTCGACGACACCTGGCGCGACGGGCTGACGAGGCTGTGCGACGGGCTGGTTGCCGAAGCGCGCCTGTCCGCCATCGGTGTCGAGATAGCCCTGGGTGACCTCATCCGTCCGATGGTCAACCGCCTCCAGATCATCAAGTGGCGCAAGGACAATCCCGATGTCGCAAGCCAGCCGATCAGCAGACCGATCTTCATCGTCGGGCAGCCGCGCACCGGCACCACCATCCTGTTCGATCTGCTCGCGCAGGATCCCGAGCTACGGCCACCGCTGACCTGGGAGGTGGACAATCCCTATCCCCCGCCGAAGCTCGAGACGTACGAAACCGATCCGCGTATCGCCGAAACGCAGGCGAGCATCGAGATGTCCGAGCAACTTGTTCCGGGCCTGCTCACATTCCACCCGATGGGGGCGCTCGTCGGGCAGGAGTGTGTACGAATCACCGCGGGACAGTTCTGCAGCATGATCTTCTCGGTGCAGTACCGGTTACCGTCGTACTACAAGTGGCTGCTCTACGAGGCCGACCACCACCCCGCCTACCGGTATCACCGAATCTTTCTGCAGCACTTGCAGTCCGGGGTGCCGGGCGGGGCCTGTTTCTGGCTGCTGAAGTCGCCCGCCCATTTGTGGCAGCTCGACGCGCTGGTCGCCGAGTATCCGGACGCGCTGATCGTGCAGACCCATCGCGACCCGCTCAACGTCATCTCCTCCATCAGCGCGCTGACGCATCACCTGCGCCGGTTGGCGTCGGACGACAGTTCGATCCCCGACTGCGCCGGCCAGTCGTGCGAGGAGATCGTGGTCGGGCTGGAGCGCGGGATGAAGTTACGTGACTCCGCAGCGCTGGCCGGTCAGCAGATCGTCGACGTGCAGTTCGCCGACTTCATCCGCGATCCGTTCGCCACCATCCGCACCTTGTACGGCGAACTCGGCCGTGAGCTGTCGCCGGTCGCCGAGGCCAACATGCGCGCGTTTCTGGCTGCGCATCCGGGTGACGGTGGGGGCAAACGATACACGTGGGCCGACACCGGCCTGGACGCCGGTCTGGTACGTGAGCAGGTGCGCGAATATCAGCAGCGGTTCGGAGTGCCCGACGAGCCGCTCAAGTGATCCGGCCGAAACGCAAACCCTTGCGCGGACCACGGATATCCACCGACCCGCACATCACCTTGCCGGTCAGGATGACGTGCGGTCTACCTTCGGCGGGCGCGTCCCGGCGGTGATCGCGGGCGCTGCCGACCACCACCTCGACGTCGTCGATCGAGGCGCTGGCCCCGTCGGGCAGCCGCAGATCGAGTCCACCGAACTTCAGGTCGAGCTCGACGACGACGATCGCACCCGCGAACCGCGCCTTCGTCAGGTCCAGGTCGACCGAACCCATCCGCCGGTGCAGCGCCAGCCGCGTCGGCACGATCCACTCCCCCTGGCGCTTGAGCGATCCCAGAACGCCGCGCAGTTCGACCCGGTCGGTGGCCGAGGTGACGATCGCACCCGGTCCTGGCAGATCGCCAACGAGCGTGTCGAGATCGGTATGCAATCGCGCGCTCGACACCCGTGCCGAGCGCTCCTCGAACTCTTCGATGTCGATCAACCCGAGCGCGACGGCGTTGTGCAATCGGCGCAGCGTCCCGTTGCGGTCCGCGTCGGAGACGCGCATCCCGGCCTGAGCGTCGGAGATGCGCATCGCGGCCTGAGCATCGGACACGCGCATCGCGTCGTGGTTGATCTCGGTCATAACAGTTCAACGGTACCGCCGAGGCGGTCGGCGATCTAACCGTCGTCGGCTCAGGCCAGATAGCCCGACGGCAACGAGTCGAACATGCCTTTGAGCATGCGCACCGCGTACTCCGACGATCCGCCGCCGACGATCAACGCGGCGAACGCCATATCGCCGCGGTAGCCGGCGAACCAGGAATGCGAACCGCCCGCGAACTCGGCCTCACCGGTCTTGCCGCGGACGTCGCCTGCGTCCTGCAGATCC
It encodes the following:
- a CDS encoding cobyric acid synthase, whose product is MTAGAGALLIAGTTSDAGKSMVVAGLCRLLARKGIRVAPFKAQNMSNNSAVTVDGGEIGRAQAVQARAAGLSPHTRFNPVLLKPGSDRTSQLVVRGRVVDTVGARDYFTHRERLAAVVVDELQALRTEFDAVIVEGAGSPAEINLRATDIANMGLARAADLPVVIVGDIDRGGLLAHLYGTLAVLEPEDQRLICGFLVNKFRGDPALLAPGLTQLQEMTGRPTYGVIPYSDGLWLDAEDSVSVLAHRVVGEPQTPRGQQWLRVAAVRLPRISNSTDVEALACEPGVLVRWVSDPADLADADVIVLPGSKATVADLAWLRERGLADAIAAHARLDKPVLGVCGGFQMLCRRIDDSVESRAGRVDGLALLDADIEFDPDKTLHHHEVPMHGYEIHHGRVVRSTEDDWLGVGIRSGAVYGTHWHGLLDNDDVRRGWLTAAATAAARRGFVVADDVDVRARRDAQLDVMAELITSHVDVDAVLALLENGPAPLPTVATRLTP
- a CDS encoding acyl-CoA-like ligand-binding transcription factor, whose amino-acid sequence is MDVVSPENARESLTVRRQRATRARIATAAAQRVSEFGLAGATVEQIAAAAEVGRATFFRYFSSKEDAVAEGMTTHWLDAITEVIARQPAHLSAGEAVIAGFADLGDGFETVREQVRELATLTRSSPVLSAWTLQIYLRYETAIADLVAPRIRDLTPDDPRPRLIGAIAMASVRIALDDWLVHGGSLPARVRSALSSMPVE
- a CDS encoding sulfotransferase family protein, which produces MTAAHFRPDLLIEQACDIAGCDDFGLDDTWRDGLTRLCDGLVAEARLSAIGVEIALGDLIRPMVNRLQIIKWRKDNPDVASQPISRPIFIVGQPRTGTTILFDLLAQDPELRPPLTWEVDNPYPPPKLETYETDPRIAETQASIEMSEQLVPGLLTFHPMGALVGQECVRITAGQFCSMIFSVQYRLPSYYKWLLYEADHHPAYRYHRIFLQHLQSGVPGGACFWLLKSPAHLWQLDALVAEYPDALIVQTHRDPLNVISSISALTHHLRRLASDDSSIPDCAGQSCEEIVVGLERGMKLRDSAALAGQQIVDVQFADFIRDPFATIRTLYGELGRELSPVAEANMRAFLAAHPGDGGGKRYTWADTGLDAGLVREQVREYQQRFGVPDEPLK
- a CDS encoding DUF1214 domain-containing protein, giving the protein MDTDGNAAAPKTLESWRLVQQMLADLTKSVIEDAIDERELIEGLQVVAKVTGLCAELSVQADTERPEFFDMCPDTRMIGGPNPDGRYLLAMIRGDRAYRVIGTRGSTAYLGYQVLAGTGLTPRRMSGYVSDSDLVLGSGAFELLFSATEPPPAVLGSAQWVSIPEDASSIVVREYVGDFATEVPATMRIEALDPAPLQPITDEVAAEQFTAMAWTIVKLATMHRTIKPELLTHPNELVTASAAELGGADTTPDNLYMIGTFALESDESLVLEIRPPGTRYWNVTLESIWHECLEPRHRHSSVTNKAVAPDADGIVRIAIGGRDFGHGHWLDTGGRRRGFVVLRWLDNPDPHKVQTTVRRGGAAS
- the map gene encoding type I methionyl aminopeptidase; translation: MAVRTALRPGVVSPTLPVPRSIARPEYVGKATAQEGSEPWVQTPEVIEKMRVAGRIAANALAEAGKAVAPGVTTDELDRIAHEYMIDHGAYPSTLGYKGYPKSCCTSLNEIICHGIPDSTVVEDGDIVNIDVTAYIDGVHGDTNATFLAGNVSEEHRLLVERTHEATMRAIKAVKPGRALSVVGRVIESYANRFGYNVVRDFTGHGIGTTFHNGLVVLHYDQPAVQTVLEPGMTFTIEPMINLGALDYEIWDDDWTVATKDKKWTAQFEHTLVVTDDGAEILTQV
- a CDS encoding DUF1707 SHOCT-like domain-containing protein, whose product is MRISDAQAGMRVSDADRNGTLRRLHNAVALGLIDIEEFEERSARVSSARLHTDLDTLVGDLPGPGAIVTSATDRVELRGVLGSLKRQGEWIVPTRLALHRRMGSVDLDLTKARFAGAIVVVELDLKFGGLDLRLPDGASASIDDVEVVVGSARDHRRDAPAEGRPHVILTGKVMCGSVDIRGPRKGLRFGRIT